The Panicum hallii strain FIL2 chromosome 9, PHallii_v3.1, whole genome shotgun sequence genome has a window encoding:
- the LOC112872965 gene encoding Holliday junction resolvase MOC1, chloroplastic-like — MFLPPRAALLSPAPAKPHQAPLLDSLWLLCHRAHTPGARHSRPSRAPSHAWATCAPPAERPRASLRTYGRPACARPAWARLLPRAAPAPSWARSPARSTRAAPLAPACATASWAAPPPAMPARAPGSCGRASAHRRPAAAARTSSTSSAPDLDRERGRDRRKMHRQ; from the coding sequence atGTTCCTGCCGCCTAGAGCCGCGCTGCTCAGCCCTGCGCCGGCCAAGCCACACCAAGCGCCGCTCCTGGATTCACTCTGGCTCCTGTGCCACCGCGCCCACACGCCCGGCGCCCGCCACAGCCGTCCGAGCCGCGCCCCCTCGCACGCCTGGGCCACCTGCGCGCCGCCTGCAGAGCGCCCGCGCGCCAGCCTCCGCACCTATGGCCgccccgcctgcgcgcgccccgcctgggctcGCCTACTCCCGCGGGCTGCGCCCGCGCCGTCCTGGGCCCGCTCACCCGCGCGCTCGACCCGAGCTGCGCCGCTCGCCCCCGCTTGTGCCACTGCCAGctgggccgcgccgcctcccgcgatgcccgcgcgcgcgcctggctcCTGCGGCCGCGCGTCCGCGCACCGCCGGCCTGCTGCAGCCGCCCGCACGTCCAGTACCAGCTCGGCGCCTGATTTGGatagagagagggggagagacaGGAGAAAGATGCACCGGCAGTAG